The DNA segment TGAAGCCTCCCCGCTGGTGCAAATGGAGATCCTGCGACAGGTGCTGGAGCTGGTCGACGAACATGCGGAATCGGCGCTCGTGGAACGTATCAACGAAATGCCCTTGGAGCCGCGCGTGCGATCAGCTCTGAGCAAGGGCGACGACCGAATCTAAGGGAGGACGAGGCATGAAGAATTCGGCACGGATATGGCTAGCGCTTCTGGCGATCGGAATTGTCACAAAAAGTGGATACGCGCAGCAGCTCGAGATACCGATCGAGTCCAGAGAGACGGAGGTGGAGGTCACCCAAGGCGTCGAGCTACTGGTCGCGGTTTATTCCATCGACATTGACGTGGAGGTCTTTGGAGAAAGCAGAAGCTCGGTCAGGCTGGAGTTCGATGGATTTGAGCAAGACGAAACGGGTTTTCTGGGGCCTCGCGTCTACTTGCACGAGGAATCGGGAAACATGTCGATCAAGCTCGGCCCGATGGTCGAGGGGAAACGGATCCGAGTGACGATGCCGTTTGGGATGTCGACCCGAGTGAACGGGCAGGACAGCAGCGTGCGCATCGAGTCCGTTCAAGGCGAGATCGACGTTTCCACTGTGGACGGTGACATTGACTTGCTCGATGTTTCAGGGGGTATCGTAGCCCACACGGTAGATGGCGAGATACGTATCGAGTTGAATGATACGGAACTCAAGAGTCCGGTTTCGCTCGCGACGGTGGATGGCGACATCGAGGTACTTGCCCGCGAGGGCCTATCGGCCAACGTGAACGTCTCCACCATAGATGGAACGTTCAGGACAGAGATACCGATAACCTCGCGTCAGCGAGGCGAGCGATTCGTCTGGGGAGGCGTGAACCTGAAGGGGACCTATGGAGCGGGCGGAGCGGAGCTTTTTCTCAAGACGATCGACGGGGATATCGAAGTGAAGCTTCGAAAGTAGGGATGTCAGAGTCAGTGTGGCCGTGGAGCTGCGAAACGCGTTGCATGCCGGCGTCTGACGAAACGAATGCGGCCTCTAGAAACTCATCAGCTCCTTGAAGCGGCTTGCTTGGCGACGGGAGACTTCGATTTCCTCCCCGGCGCTCAGGGTGATCTTGAGGCCCCCGGAAAACCAGGGTTCGACCGACTTGATCGCCTTCAGGTTGATGATCTGCTGGCGGTTCGCTCTGAAGAAGCTGCTCGGGTCGAGACGGGATTCCAGGTAGTTGAGCGTTTTGGGGATCATGGGGCTGCGCGAGTCGAAATGGATTTTCGAATAGCTGCCTTCGACTTCCATTAGCCGAATATCCGCCAGCCGAACGAACCAGCAGTTGTCGCCGTCCTTCACGAACACTTGGGCGTTCAGGTCCATGCGATTTTTGGGAACCGTTTCCGAGCTGCCGTCGGGGCGGCTCGAAAGCGTGTCGGATCCTTTGCGCTTGCGCAGCGAGGTGGAAGCCTTCTCGATCGCGGCGCCCAGGCGGTCGATCTGGATCGGCTTTTGCAGGTAGTCCAGAGCGTTGTAGTCGAAGGCCTTGAGGGCGTACTGGTCGTAGGCGGTGGTGAAGATGACCTCCGGCGTCTGGTCGAGTTGCTCGAGCAGCTCGAATCCATCCTTGCCAGGCATCTGGATATCGAGAAAGAGCAGATCCGGTTCGCTGCTTTCGATCAGAGCCAGCGCCTCGTCCGCGTCGGCGGCTTCGCCGATCAGCTCGATTTCGGGAAAGCCTTTGAGCAAGTGCTTGAGTTCTTGGCGGGCGAGGCGGGAGTCTTCGACGATAAGGGAGCGCATGGAGAACTAAGGGGGCTGCAGGGTGAGGTATGGAGGATGGAAGCAGGATGATCGGAGCTAGGGAGCGAGCGACTCTATCGGCGGGGAGACGCTATCCTTTTGGAAGAGGTTTCTGTAGTGAAATACTGGCGACGACCTCTTGGGTGTTGGCGTTTTCCAGCGTGAAGCGAACGCTCGAACCGAAGATCAAGCAGAGTCGATCCCTGAGGTTCTTTACTCCGATCCCGGAGTTCGGTCCTGTGGGAGCGGCGAGCTGCCCGGAGTTTCGAACTTCGATTTCGATGCTCGAGCCCTGGGCGCGTACCCCGATATCGAGTCGGCCGCCGTGGGGACGTTTCGACAAGCTGTGTTTGATGGCGTTTTCCGCGAGCAGCTGGATGCTCATTGGCGGCAGGGAAACCGCATCGGCATCGGTTTCGCAGGTAATGGAATACTGGAGACGGTCTTCCATATGGATCGATTCCAGAGCGAGGTAGTCTTTCACGACCGACAGCTCGGTGGAGAGCGGGACCGTTTCCTGTTGGTTGTTTTGCAGCGAGCAGCGAAGCAGGTCCGAAAGTCGAGTGATGGCGTCGCGAGCCTTGTCGGCATCCTCCAGGACGAGCGCTCGGATGTTGTTCAGGCAATTGAAGATGAAGTGCGGATTGATCTGGGCTTTCAGAGCGATCAGCTCCGCGTCCTTGGCCGAGGCTTGCAGCTGCCATTTTTCGATTTCCTCTCTCTTGTAGTCGCGGAAGAAGTGGATGCAGACGTAGATCAGGGTCCAGATGACCAGCCAGATCTCGATTTGGAAGATGTTGATCCCAAGGTAGAATAAGCTGTAGTCCTCCAGCGCGAATAGGCGTAGTCCCCACATGACCACGGCGGACATGGTGAGCTGACTGAAGGTGGCGAGGGCGAGAGTGGAGCCAAACAGGAGCAAGGCCAGCTTCGGGTAGCTCAGGCGTATCCAGTTTTTCCTTTTGATAAGAGCGCGCAGGAAATGGGTGAGAACGAGCATCTGGGCTGTGGCGATGACCGAGACCGCGACCAGTTTCCACAGGCTTGCCCGAGTGTCGTTGAAACTGGCGATGCTCGCGAAGTTCACCAGTCCGAAAAGCGTCCAGCCCGAGATCTGCAGGATCCAGTAGGCGCGGTCGTTGGCTTTGGGAGCGTCGGGCATGGGAAGGGCGGGCGTCGTTGGGCTAGAGGCAATTGCTGGAGCTTCTAGAATTGCGAAAGCTGCCGATGGCAAGCAAGAGCCAAACGATGAGCGGCGGAACGAAGCCCTCCAGCGACTTTCCCAGCAAGGATGCGACGGGCATGAGGATCGCGAGGGTAGCGAGGGAGGCGACGAGCGTTCGGATGTTTTTCATATGATGCGATAGGGTCTGCAGGGAGACGAGCCGCCTCTCTTGGAAACGCGGCTCGTCGGAAAGGTATCGGAACGACCAGCTGTCTTCAGAGCGCTCTATTGCTGCAGCAGGGCGTCCAGTTGCGCGTAGAAAAGCTCGGGGTCGTCCCACATGAGGAAATGCTTTCCCGTTTCGCTCATGTGCAGTTCGTAGTTTTCCAGGTCCTCGTATTGATTGTCGAAGATGGCGGCGGTGGATTCCTTGGTGGAGCCGAATTGCTGGTAGGCGAACCAGGCTCCGAGCACCACCGTGCGCGCGGAAATCTTGGATACGTCGGGCCGCAAGTCGGTGGTGTTCATCTCATACATCGCTTGAGCGACTATCGAGGGATCGCTCGCTAGGCTGATGTCGAGGGCGCGTTCTATATTGCTAGGATCGGTGATCATCGCGCGCAGCATTTGGCGGGCGCTCTCGCGGTTCTGGCCCTGTTGGGAAACCTGTTCTCGAGTCGCTTGGGCCGCCTGCTTGACGGTTTCCACGGTAGCGGCCGGATTCATTGCGGCGGGCAAGAAGGGAAGGCTGTCGACGATAAGCAAGCGGGAAACCGTATCCGGATAGTGGATAGCGTGGTTGAGCGCGATGAAACCGCCCAGGCTATGGCCTACGATCACGGGATCGTGCAGCTGGTTCTCCTGGATGTAGGCGTGCAGCTCGTGAGTGACCGTATCGATCAAACGCTCGTGCCTTTCGGTGGACGCTCGTTTTCCGAAGCCCTTGATGCTAAGGGCGTGGATTTGGTTTTTTGATTTGTAGCGGTCGACGGTTTCTTGCCAGACGGACTGGTCGCAGGACAGGCCGGGGATGAGGATGATGGGAGCTCCTTCGCCGTAAGCCTCAGCGTGAAAGCTTTCGGCGGCTTGGGCGGATGCGAAAAGGAGCGTGGAGAGGGCGACTAGGGATTTCAGTTTCATTGGTGCTTTTTCGGTTGTGGATTTCTTGTTTTGGGTTTCGGGCAGCACTTTGGAAGGCGTCGGAGGGCGAGGCAGGGGCATTTGTGGGAGCGGTCGAAGCGGTGGGCTGAGCGGTCGCGTAGCCGTTTCGGCGATTTTCTGCTGGTGAATTGGCGACGGTGCGGTCCTTTTTACCGGAGATGTTCGATCTCTCTCAACTAGGCGCATTCGTACTGGCAACGCTGGCCTTGATCGCGATTCCCGGACCGGCGGTGATGTTTCTGGTGACTCGAAGCATCGCGCAGGGGAAATGGATAGGGCTGAAAAGCGCGGCCGGAGTGGCCTGCGGAAACTACGGACATGCGTTGCTGGCGGCGTTTGGAGCGTCCGCCTTGTTCGTTTCCTCGCCCGTCGCTTTTTCGATCCTGAAATACCTTGGTGGAGCTTATCTGGTGTATCTGGGAGTGAGGACCTGGCTGGAAAGCGGGAAGGTGAGAGGCGAGGCCGATGGCATCGACGAGCGCAGGCTTCGGCGTGAGGGGCTTCGCTCCAGTTTCGCTCAAGGCGCCCTGGTCGGGATACTGAACCCGAAGGTCGCGGTTTTTCTGCTCGCGTTTCTGCCGCAGTTCGCGGATCCGGACAGAGGGAGGCTATGGCTCCAGCTATGGGCGCTTGGCAGTCTCTTCACCCTGATCGGCTGGTTGGGAGATAGCTGCTGGGCCTTGCTTGGCGGTGTGATTGGCGAACGTATTCAAAGCAAGGGTACGGGAAGGCGGTTCGCTCAGGTAGCCGCGGTGGTCTACGTGGTGATCGGCGTGCTCGTGGTTCTGTAGCTGCAAGGCGAGCGCTGGCGCCCGCGTTTTCCCGTTTGCTAGAAATCGGCCCAATCGAGTTCGGACGTACTGCTCGTGACGCGATTTGCCGTGGCCCGGGAGGGCTTCGGGGAGGAGCGGTGGGCCGGGCTGGGCTTTCTCGCGGCGCGGGCGCCAGCGTTCGCCTTCACGCCGATCAATCCGCTGAGGTTTGCTATGACCGTCTGCATCTGAGCGGTTTGGGCGTCAAGCTCGTGGTTCGCCGAGGCGACTTCTTCCGCGTTTGAGGCGGTGAGCTTTACCACTTGGTCGATTTGCTGGGCGTTGGAATTGAGGTTCTCGATGAGCGCGGATTGCTCAGTGCTGACCCGAGCG comes from the Pelagicoccus sp. SDUM812003 genome and includes:
- a CDS encoding DUF4097 family beta strand repeat-containing protein; this translates as MKNSARIWLALLAIGIVTKSGYAQQLEIPIESRETEVEVTQGVELLVAVYSIDIDVEVFGESRSSVRLEFDGFEQDETGFLGPRVYLHEESGNMSIKLGPMVEGKRIRVTMPFGMSTRVNGQDSSVRIESVQGEIDVSTVDGDIDLLDVSGGIVAHTVDGEIRIELNDTELKSPVSLATVDGDIEVLAREGLSANVNVSTIDGTFRTEIPITSRQRGERFVWGGVNLKGTYGAGGAELFLKTIDGDIEVKLRK
- a CDS encoding LytTR family DNA-binding domain-containing protein: MRSLIVEDSRLARQELKHLLKGFPEIELIGEAADADEALALIESSEPDLLFLDIQMPGKDGFELLEQLDQTPEVIFTTAYDQYALKAFDYNALDYLQKPIQIDRLGAAIEKASTSLRKRKGSDTLSSRPDGSSETVPKNRMDLNAQVFVKDGDNCWFVRLADIRLMEVEGSYSKIHFDSRSPMIPKTLNYLESRLDPSSFFRANRQQIINLKAIKSVEPWFSGGLKITLSAGEEIEVSRRQASRFKELMSF
- a CDS encoding histidine kinase, with amino-acid sequence MPDAPKANDRAYWILQISGWTLFGLVNFASIASFNDTRASLWKLVAVSVIATAQMLVLTHFLRALIKRKNWIRLSYPKLALLLFGSTLALATFSQLTMSAVVMWGLRLFALEDYSLFYLGINIFQIEIWLVIWTLIYVCIHFFRDYKREEIEKWQLQASAKDAELIALKAQINPHFIFNCLNNIRALVLEDADKARDAITRLSDLLRCSLQNNQQETVPLSTELSVVKDYLALESIHMEDRLQYSITCETDADAVSLPPMSIQLLAENAIKHSLSKRPHGGRLDIGVRAQGSSIEIEVRNSGQLAAPTGPNSGIGVKNLRDRLCLIFGSSVRFTLENANTQEVVASISLQKPLPKG
- a CDS encoding alpha/beta hydrolase, which gives rise to MKLKSLVALSTLLFASAQAAESFHAEAYGEGAPIILIPGLSCDQSVWQETVDRYKSKNQIHALSIKGFGKRASTERHERLIDTVTHELHAYIQENQLHDPVIVGHSLGGFIALNHAIHYPDTVSRLLIVDSLPFLPAAMNPAATVETVKQAAQATREQVSQQGQNRESARQMLRAMITDPSNIERALDISLASDPSIVAQAMYEMNTTDLRPDVSKISARTVVLGAWFAYQQFGSTKESTAAIFDNQYEDLENYELHMSETGKHFLMWDDPELFYAQLDALLQQ
- a CDS encoding LysE family translocator, translated to MFDLSQLGAFVLATLALIAIPGPAVMFLVTRSIAQGKWIGLKSAAGVACGNYGHALLAAFGASALFVSSPVAFSILKYLGGAYLVYLGVRTWLESGKVRGEADGIDERRLRREGLRSSFAQGALVGILNPKVAVFLLAFLPQFADPDRGRLWLQLWALGSLFTLIGWLGDSCWALLGGVIGERIQSKGTGRRFAQVAAVVYVVIGVLVVL